A window of the Barnesiella propionica genome harbors these coding sequences:
- a CDS encoding TetR/AcrR family transcriptional regulator: MKTILVSKVFYTFGKNLLQDMDQELKNRIIQNASLLFLQHGIKSVTMDFIAGRLGISKRTLYEVFPDKNTLVMASLQHCEEGRQVLFEELTRSSRNTLYLLLGFYEATLQFMRNASRSFFTDLERYHPQIAEEYEKEKHSSNEYIAGVLTKGMEEGLIRTDINPHVVAVLLNAQIETLKKSDDLFTSRYTFTEIFETIFKMFLRGISTPEGVRLVDDFMETHKK, encoded by the coding sequence ATGAAAACTATTTTGGTTTCCAAAGTTTTCTATACTTTTGGCAAGAATTTATTGCAAGATATGGATCAGGAACTAAAAAACAGAATTATTCAAAATGCAAGTTTGTTGTTTTTACAACACGGAATAAAGTCCGTAACGATGGATTTTATTGCTGGTCGTTTGGGTATATCGAAACGTACTTTATACGAGGTCTTTCCCGATAAAAATACTTTAGTGATGGCCAGCCTTCAACATTGTGAAGAAGGACGTCAGGTGCTTTTTGAAGAATTGACTCGTAGCAGCCGCAATACTTTGTACCTTTTGTTGGGTTTTTATGAGGCGACACTACAATTTATGCGTAATGCGAGTCGTTCTTTTTTTACCGATTTGGAACGTTACCATCCTCAAATAGCGGAAGAATATGAAAAAGAGAAACACAGCAGCAATGAATATATTGCAGGTGTATTGACAAAAGGAATGGAAGAAGGTCTTATAAGAACCGATATAAACCCACATGTAGTGGCTGTCTTGTTGAATGCGCAGATCGAAACGTTGAAGAAATCGGACGATTTGTTTACTTCACGTTATACCTTTACCGAGATTTTTGAAACTATATTCAAGATGTTCTTACGGGGAATTTCCACTCCCGAAGGGGTTAGACTGGTCGATGATTTTATGGAGACCCACAAAAAATAA
- a CDS encoding TolC family protein gives MKRRLNFKTVGALLILSLLPGISRAQETASRPASLTLDLNTAIDIAMSENPQIKIADMDIEKKDYSKKETIAGLWPRIDASGSYSRALKKQKMYMNSDAFDVSSMLEPLITALWGPEGAVAGTKPPQFKTQEGGDGGIEVGLDNTYSMGFNLQLPLVAPQLWKSVQLSSADVAQSVEAARSSRLSLVNQVQKAYYNLLLAQDSYDVIKQSYENAKVNAVDFRHKYEQGTASEYDVLRAEVQVRNLEPSLLQAENGVNLSKLQLKVLMGVDMELEIKVTDQLAAYESSMYDTTLSIDTSLNNNTDLRKLDLQTDYLKKALDVQKAAWYPTLSLSAGYNWISMSDGAVFNQFRWNPYSTVGLTLSIPIFQGGARYYKIKQAKANVIQMGWQRENLVRGLSMQVRNAMDNIQKSVKQIASNKQGVLQAEKAYSIMQKSFEIGSATFIQVNDADLALTSSRLSYNQAIFDYLTAKSDLELLLGNTDVKKY, from the coding sequence ATGAAAAGAAGATTGAACTTTAAGACGGTCGGTGCTTTACTTATTCTTTCTCTTCTCCCCGGAATTTCCAGGGCGCAGGAAACGGCGAGTCGTCCGGCTTCTCTGACTCTTGATCTGAATACAGCGATTGACATTGCGATGAGTGAGAATCCTCAGATCAAAATTGCAGATATGGATATTGAGAAAAAAGATTATTCGAAAAAAGAGACTATTGCCGGTTTATGGCCCCGTATCGATGCTTCGGGGAGTTATAGCCGTGCTTTGAAAAAGCAAAAGATGTATATGAACTCCGATGCTTTCGATGTATCTTCAATGCTCGAACCTTTAATTACAGCTCTTTGGGGACCGGAAGGTGCGGTAGCAGGAACAAAACCTCCTCAATTCAAAACACAAGAAGGTGGAGACGGTGGAATAGAAGTTGGATTGGATAATACATATTCTATGGGATTCAATTTACAATTACCATTGGTAGCGCCTCAGTTGTGGAAAAGCGTTCAGTTATCTTCGGCCGATGTAGCGCAATCGGTTGAAGCGGCACGTTCCTCCCGTCTTTCTTTGGTAAATCAGGTACAAAAGGCTTATTACAATCTGTTATTGGCTCAGGATTCCTACGATGTTATCAAGCAAAGTTATGAAAACGCAAAGGTTAATGCCGTGGATTTCAGACACAAATATGAACAAGGAACAGCATCTGAGTATGACGTGTTGCGCGCCGAGGTTCAGGTAAGAAATTTGGAACCTTCTTTGTTACAGGCCGAGAACGGAGTGAATCTTTCCAAATTGCAACTGAAGGTATTAATGGGAGTGGATATGGAACTGGAGATAAAAGTAACTGATCAGCTTGCTGCATACGAGTCATCCATGTATGACACAACTCTTTCTATAGATACATCATTAAATAATAATACCGATTTGAGAAAACTGGATTTGCAGACCGACTATTTGAAAAAAGCGCTCGACGTACAAAAAGCTGCATGGTATCCGACCCTGTCCTTGTCTGCAGGTTATAATTGGATATCCATGTCTGACGGAGCAGTCTTCAATCAATTTCGTTGGAATCCTTATTCAACTGTCGGCTTGACTTTATCGATACCTATTTTTCAGGGAGGGGCCCGTTATTACAAGATAAAACAAGCGAAAGCCAATGTGATACAGATGGGATGGCAGCGTGAGAATCTGGTGCGCGGATTATCTATGCAGGTGCGGAATGCTATGGACAATATCCAAAAATCGGTCAAGCAGATAGCCTCAAACAAGCAAGGAGTATTACAGGCTGAAAAAGCCTATTCAATCATGCAAAAAAGTTTTGAAATAGGTTCTGCTACCTTTATACAGGTAAATGATGCCGATCTGGCACTTACCAGTTCGAGACTTTCCTACAATCAGGCTATTTTCGATTATTTGACGGCAAAGTCCGATCTTGAATTATTATTGGGTAATACCGATGTGAAAAAGTATTAA
- a CDS encoding efflux RND transporter periplasmic adaptor subunit has protein sequence MKRINYFTAAIIGPALLLASCSGSKEDEKAGQKQDEATLIKVENVRIQQVPQIAEYTATVEPYKKNQISSSMPNRIKKIYVEVGDNVRAGQKLVELDAANQAQQKLQLDNLELEYKRVRELFAVGGASQQQVDQLRTQYEAAKTAYTNLVENTILVSPVNGVVTARNYDDGDMTGANPILTVMQIQPVKVLVNISESDFSKVHVGMPVNIKLDVFGEEEFKGKVSLIHPTIDAATRTFVAEINIPNANSRIRPGMFARVVLDFGIANHVVVPDRSIVKRTGSGDRYVYVFKDGKVSYNKVELGRRMDDTYEVISGVDDNAQVVVAGQSSLSDGASVRVEK, from the coding sequence ATGAAACGTATTAATTATTTTACAGCAGCTATTATTGGTCCGGCTTTGTTATTAGCATCTTGTTCCGGATCGAAAGAAGATGAAAAAGCCGGACAAAAACAAGATGAGGCTACATTGATAAAGGTGGAGAATGTAAGGATTCAGCAAGTACCTCAGATTGCCGAATATACGGCTACGGTAGAGCCATATAAAAAGAACCAGATCAGTTCCTCGATGCCCAACCGTATTAAAAAAATATATGTGGAAGTCGGCGATAACGTAAGGGCAGGACAGAAACTGGTAGAGTTGGATGCTGCGAATCAGGCCCAGCAAAAATTACAGCTGGATAATCTTGAACTGGAATACAAGAGGGTGCGTGAATTGTTTGCCGTAGGCGGTGCTTCCCAGCAACAGGTGGATCAGTTGCGTACACAGTACGAAGCAGCGAAGACGGCTTATACCAATCTGGTGGAAAATACAATATTGGTAAGTCCGGTAAATGGAGTGGTAACAGCCCGTAATTATGATGACGGGGATATGACCGGTGCGAATCCTATCCTTACCGTTATGCAGATACAGCCGGTTAAAGTATTGGTAAATATATCGGAAAGTGATTTTTCAAAGGTGCATGTAGGTATGCCGGTAAATATCAAACTGGATGTATTCGGTGAGGAAGAATTTAAAGGTAAGGTTTCGCTGATCCATCCTACGATCGATGCAGCTACCCGAACATTTGTTGCCGAAATAAATATACCGAATGCCAACAGCCGTATACGCCCGGGAATGTTTGCGCGTGTGGTACTTGATTTTGGTATAGCTAACCACGTAGTAGTTCCTGACCGCTCTATCGTAAAACGCACAGGTTCCGGCGATCGTTATGTTTATGTGTTTAAAGACGGAAAAGTTTCTTATAATAAAGTAGAACTCGGTCGCCGCATGGATGATACATATGAAGTTATATCGGGGGTTGATGATAATGCCCAGGTCGTAGTAGCCGGACAAAGTTCATTATCCGATGGAGCTTCTGTTCGGGTTGAGAAATAA
- a CDS encoding efflux RND transporter permease subunit, producing MSIYEGSVNKPVMTSLCFLAVAIMGLFSLQKLPIDLYPDIETNTIMIMTAYPGASAADIETNVTRPLENTLNAVSNLKHISSKSRENISLITLEFEFGNDIDVITNDVRDKLDMVKSDLPDDAENPIIFKFSTDMIPIVLLSVQANESMPALYKILDEKVANPLARISGVGSVSISGAPKREIQVYVDPVRLEAYNLSVETIASIIGAENRNVPGGSFDIGSETYSLRVQGEFADASQMKDIVVGAYNGKPVYLRDVARIHDSVEERAQESYNDGVQGAMIIVQKQSGANSVQISEAVLAAMPKLQKTLPADVKLGVIVDTSDNIRNTIKSLYDTIRDALIFVSLVVFLFLGRWRATAIIIITIPLSLVGSFIYLAVSGGTLNIISLSSLTIAIGMVVDDAIVVLENVTTHIERGSEPKQAAIHGTNEVGLSVVASTLTLIAVFFPLTMVTGMMGVFFKQLGWMVTIIMIISIICALSLTPMMCSKMLRLQTTQSKLFTKLYGPVQKGLDAFDNFYERMLNWALGHRTVIILSCMLFFIGSLFLFKFLGTEFMPVQDNARIGVTVEMPIGTRTEISKDIAGRLYSQWKEKYPEIKVLNYTVGQASTDNVFASMSDNGSHIITFNISLTDPDQRKRGLEEICDMMRQDLSKYPEIRKSQVNLGGGMGGSMGGQATLDYEIYGYNFAESDSVASQLQTLLKRIEGVSEVRISRGDYQPEYQVDFDREKLALNGLNLGTAASYLRNRINGATASKFREEGDEYDIKVMYAPEYRTSIEDIENIMIYNAQGKGVRLKEVGTVVERFAPPTIERKDRERINTVSAIISGAAMSDVIKEAQVKIDKLHLPSGINIQLSGTFEDQQDSFSDLGVLAILIIILVYIVMAAQFESLVYPFILMFSIPFAISGVLIALFITGNTFNVMSMIGAIMLIGIVVKNGIVLIDYISLNRERGMAVLGAVVKGGKSRLRPVVMTTLTTILGMVPMAIGGGQGSEMWQPMGIAVIGGLTVSTVLTLIFVPVAYCVFAGIGVKRSRRKHRKSLRVVSE from the coding sequence ATGAGTATATATGAAGGTTCGGTTAATAAGCCGGTCATGACCTCCCTCTGCTTCCTGGCAGTGGCTATTATGGGACTTTTCTCTTTGCAGAAACTCCCTATTGATTTGTACCCGGATATAGAGACTAATACCATTATGATAATGACGGCCTATCCGGGTGCCAGTGCGGCCGATATAGAGACAAACGTTACCCGTCCTCTTGAAAATACGTTGAATGCTGTAAGTAATTTGAAGCATATTTCTTCGAAGTCCAGAGAGAATATATCGTTGATTACTTTGGAATTCGAGTTCGGTAACGATATAGATGTGATAACTAATGATGTGCGGGATAAACTGGATATGGTGAAATCGGATTTGCCGGATGATGCAGAGAATCCTATTATATTTAAGTTCAGTACGGATATGATACCTATCGTATTGCTCTCTGTACAGGCGAATGAAAGTATGCCCGCATTGTATAAGATACTGGATGAAAAAGTGGCAAACCCTCTTGCCCGTATCAGCGGAGTAGGTTCTGTCTCTATCAGTGGTGCGCCGAAACGGGAAATACAGGTTTATGTAGATCCGGTTCGTTTGGAAGCTTATAATCTTTCGGTGGAGACAATTGCTTCCATAATCGGGGCAGAGAACCGCAATGTGCCGGGTGGTAGCTTTGATATTGGTTCTGAAACGTATTCTTTACGTGTACAAGGCGAATTTGCCGATGCGTCTCAGATGAAAGATATTGTAGTAGGTGCTTATAACGGAAAACCGGTTTATTTGAGAGATGTTGCCCGTATTCACGATTCAGTCGAAGAACGCGCCCAAGAGAGTTATAATGACGGGGTACAAGGTGCTATGATTATCGTTCAGAAACAGTCGGGAGCCAATTCGGTTCAGATTTCCGAGGCGGTTCTGGCTGCTATGCCGAAATTGCAGAAAACATTACCAGCCGATGTGAAACTGGGTGTGATTGTCGATACATCCGATAATATCCGTAATACGATCAAGAGTTTGTACGATACGATTCGCGATGCACTGATCTTTGTGTCGTTGGTGGTGTTCCTCTTCTTGGGAAGATGGCGTGCAACGGCGATAATCATTATTACGATTCCGTTATCGTTGGTCGGCTCGTTTATCTATCTGGCGGTTTCGGGAGGTACCTTGAACATTATTTCGCTCTCTTCTTTGACGATTGCAATCGGTATGGTTGTGGACGATGCGATTGTGGTGCTGGAGAATGTTACGACGCATATAGAAAGAGGTAGCGAACCTAAACAGGCTGCTATCCATGGTACCAATGAAGTGGGGTTATCTGTTGTAGCTTCTACGTTGACTCTTATTGCCGTATTTTTCCCGTTGACAATGGTAACCGGTATGATGGGAGTGTTCTTCAAACAATTAGGATGGATGGTGACGATCATTATGATTATATCTATTATATGTGCTTTGTCACTTACTCCGATGATGTGTTCGAAAATGTTGCGTCTGCAGACCACACAATCTAAATTGTTTACGAAATTATATGGTCCGGTACAAAAAGGATTAGACGCTTTTGATAATTTTTATGAGCGGATGTTGAACTGGGCGCTCGGCCACCGTACGGTTATAATACTTTCGTGTATGCTTTTCTTCATCGGCAGCTTATTCTTGTTTAAATTCTTAGGTACGGAATTTATGCCTGTTCAGGACAATGCCCGTATAGGTGTAACCGTAGAAATGCCTATCGGTACGCGAACCGAAATATCAAAGGATATTGCAGGTCGTTTGTACTCTCAATGGAAAGAGAAATATCCCGAAATAAAGGTCTTGAACTATACCGTCGGACAGGCTAGTACCGATAACGTCTTTGCATCGATGAGCGATAACGGTTCACATATTATTACTTTTAATATCAGTCTTACAGATCCGGATCAGAGAAAACGCGGACTGGAAGAAATATGTGATATGATGCGTCAAGATTTATCCAAATATCCCGAAATACGTAAATCCCAGGTAAATCTGGGAGGTGGTATGGGAGGAAGCATGGGAGGGCAGGCTACTCTCGATTATGAAATATACGGTTATAATTTTGCGGAATCGGATAGCGTGGCGTCTCAGTTGCAAACTTTATTGAAAAGAATAGAGGGGGTTTCGGAAGTACGTATTAGTCGTGGAGACTACCAGCCCGAATATCAGGTTGATTTCGACAGGGAAAAACTGGCCTTGAATGGTTTGAATTTGGGTACGGCGGCATCCTATTTGAGAAACCGTATCAATGGCGCTACTGCCTCGAAATTCCGGGAAGAGGGTGATGAGTACGACATCAAAGTGATGTATGCACCTGAATACCGTACTTCTATTGAGGATATTGAGAACATTATGATCTATAATGCTCAGGGCAAAGGGGTGCGCCTTAAAGAAGTAGGAACAGTGGTTGAACGTTTCGCACCTCCTACGATTGAACGTAAGGACCGTGAACGTATCAATACGGTATCGGCTATTATATCCGGAGCGGCCATGAGTGACGTTATAAAAGAAGCTCAGGTAAAAATAGACAAGCTGCATTTACCGTCGGGCATAAATATTCAATTGTCCGGTACGTTTGAAGATCAACAGGATTCTTTTAGTGATCTCGGGGTATTGGCGATATTGATTATTATTCTCGTATATATTGTTATGGCGGCACAGTTCGAGTCTCTGGTATATCCGTTTATCCTGATGTTCTCTATTCCGTTTGCAATTTCCGGTGTATTGATTGCCTTGTTTATCACCGGAAATACCTTTAATGTCATGTCTATGATCGGCGCTATTATGCTTATTGGTATTGTGGTGAAGAACGGTATCGTGCTTATCGACTATATATCCTTGAATAGAGAAAGGGGAATGGCTGTTTTAGGAGCCGTTGTTAAAGGCGGAAAATCTCGTTTGCGTCCTGTAGTTATGACTACCCTGACTACGATCCTGGGTATGGTACCTATGGCTATAGGAGGCGGACAGGGTTCTGAAATGTGGCAGCCTATGGGTATCGCTGTGATTGGAGGTCTTACTGTCTCCACTGTATTGACTTTGATTTTCGTTCCGGTAGCGTATTGTGTATTTGCCGGTATTGGGGTAAAACGAAGCAGAAGGAAACACAGGAAATCATTAAGAGTGGTAAGTGAATAA
- a CDS encoding PG0541 family transporter-associated protein: MKSVLITFDQAHYENIVDLLDKSNCRGFSHLPMVRGRGSKTGDPHFGNHAWPSMCSAIITIVEDDRVKNLLERLREIDKAKEQLGLRAFVWDIEDSI; this comes from the coding sequence ATGAAATCGGTATTAATAACATTTGACCAGGCTCATTACGAAAATATTGTGGATTTACTGGATAAAAGTAATTGCAGGGGGTTCTCTCATCTTCCTATGGTAAGAGGAAGAGGTTCTAAAACAGGCGATCCTCACTTCGGAAATCATGCGTGGCCTTCTATGTGTTCTGCTATTATTACTATAGTTGAAGATGATCGTGTGAAAAATTTATTGGAACGGCTCCGTGAGATAGATAAAGCTAAAGAGCAATTGGGACTTAGAGCTTTTGTCTGGGATATAGAAGATTCTATTTGA
- a CDS encoding MaoC family dehydratase, whose translation MDKLVINSFEEFEQYVGKELGTSDYIKVTQEQIDKFADATLDHQWIHVDAERAKTDSPYHSTIAHGYLNLSLLPYLWNQIIEVNNIKMLVNYGIEKLRFNQAVLVDSEVRIRAKLLSLVNLRGIAKAEIQVSLEIKDCKKNALDATVVFLYHFN comes from the coding sequence ATGGATAAATTAGTTATCAATAGCTTTGAAGAATTTGAACAATACGTGGGGAAAGAGTTGGGGACATCTGACTATATTAAAGTTACCCAAGAACAAATCGATAAATTTGCCGATGCCACATTAGATCATCAATGGATACATGTGGATGCGGAAAGGGCTAAAACCGATAGTCCGTATCATTCGACAATAGCTCACGGATATCTCAATCTTTCCCTGTTGCCTTATCTATGGAATCAGATTATAGAGGTGAACAATATCAAGATGCTGGTTAATTACGGGATTGAAAAGCTTAGATTTAATCAGGCCGTTTTGGTTGATAGTGAAGTACGTATACGCGCTAAGCTGCTTTCTCTGGTAAATCTTCGCGGCATAGCAAAGGCGGAAATACAGGTGTCTTTGGAGATAAAGGACTGTAAAAAAAACGCATTGGATGCGACAGTGGTATTCCTTTATCATTTTAATTAG
- a CDS encoding ABC transporter permease, producing the protein MTSTIDISYIHMLLGFLLLLIPLYFLYYYRTGLIRETIIAAVRMTVQLFFIGFYLEYLFTWNNIYINILWVLIMIGIASYTILQRTKLPVRQLLTPVISAFLCALFFIDIYFLGVVIRPPNLLEARYFIPISGMILGNMLSANVIALNAFYGSIDRERQLYFYLLGNGASKNEALSPFMKEALIKSFNPTIASMAVMGLIALPGTMTGQILGGSSPNVAIKYQIMLMVTIFASSLISVLITLWTSSRRAFDEFGMKKF; encoded by the coding sequence ATGACCTCGACCATAGATATAAGCTATATACATATGCTCCTGGGATTTTTACTATTGCTTATTCCCTTATATTTCCTGTATTATTATCGCACCGGACTTATAAGAGAAACTATCATTGCGGCGGTACGCATGACGGTACAATTATTCTTCATCGGTTTTTATCTGGAATATTTGTTTACCTGGAACAATATATATATCAACATACTTTGGGTACTGATCATGATAGGGATAGCATCTTACACCATATTACAACGGACAAAATTACCCGTCCGCCAACTACTAACCCCTGTTATCTCAGCTTTTCTATGTGCTTTATTTTTCATTGATATATATTTCCTGGGAGTTGTCATACGTCCGCCCAATCTTTTGGAAGCCCGCTATTTTATTCCCATTAGCGGTATGATATTAGGAAATATGCTTTCGGCTAATGTAATCGCTCTAAATGCCTTTTACGGAAGTATAGACAGGGAACGTCAACTATATTTTTATCTACTCGGAAACGGTGCCAGCAAAAACGAAGCTTTATCTCCTTTTATGAAAGAGGCTCTTATAAAATCATTCAATCCGACGATAGCATCCATGGCTGTTATGGGGCTTATCGCTTTACCGGGCACAATGACCGGACAAATTCTGGGCGGCAGCAGCCCGAACGTGGCTATCAAATACCAGATCATGCTCATGGTCACCATTTTCGCATCTTCCCTCATATCTGTCTTAATTACTTTATGGACTTCTTCCCGCCGGGCATTTGACGAATTCGGCATGAAAAAATTCTAA
- a CDS encoding ABC transporter ATP-binding protein, producing the protein MITFDDVTFIYDGKPLIEHFSYSVKEGEKAVLFGPSGQGKSTLLTSIAGFIRPSSGTIKVMEYPVVPLHINEIRKNIAWLPQEFYLPFETVKEMIESPFRLRSNRNNLPAKSVLMEYFDSLALEHNVYTKRPSEISGGQRQRVMLIITALLKKKIVLLDEPTSALDHESVDRTVNFINDKMNATVVMVSHDSRFIESFGQKIKIGD; encoded by the coding sequence ATGATCACATTCGACGACGTCACGTTCATATATGACGGCAAACCTTTGATAGAACATTTCTCATACTCTGTCAAAGAAGGAGAAAAAGCGGTGCTTTTCGGACCTTCGGGTCAAGGGAAAAGCACCCTTCTCACTTCTATAGCAGGGTTTATCCGGCCTTCATCGGGAACCATAAAAGTTATGGAATATCCGGTAGTTCCGCTTCACATTAATGAAATACGAAAGAATATAGCATGGCTGCCGCAGGAATTCTATCTGCCTTTCGAGACTGTAAAAGAAATGATAGAATCCCCGTTCCGGTTGCGCTCCAACAGAAACAACCTGCCTGCAAAATCTGTCTTAATGGAATATTTCGACTCTCTCGCATTGGAACATAATGTATATACTAAACGTCCTTCTGAAATATCAGGAGGACAGCGACAACGGGTTATGCTTATTATTACGGCCCTTTTAAAAAAGAAAATAGTGTTGCTGGACGAACCGACTTCCGCTTTAGATCACGAATCGGTAGACCGTACTGTCAATTTTATTAACGATAAAATGAATGCTACCGTCGTAATGGTATCGCACGATTCCCGTTTTATCGAATCATTCGGACAAAAAATAAAAATAGGAGATTGA
- a CDS encoding S9 family peptidase, whose product MNTYLNSFMMAGALLLTACHTQDKTDTGVIGKRNITVENGIMTPEILMSFGRISEPVVSPDKQKILYGVTYVSVEENKSNRDLFVMNTDGSDKKQLTNTSTSEQNAVWIDGGKKIAFLSPESGSSQIWVMNADGSNRKQISNYEKDIQGFLFSPDEKKILFIANIKATDKAGDIYPDLPKATGRVIDDLMYKHWDEWVDEIPHPYIAVFDGNALTGITDIMEGEPYESPMKPFGGVESFSWTPDSKKIAYTSRKKTGKDYALSTNSDIYLYTPETKDTVNLTVGMMGYDTNPSFSPDGKYMAWTSMERDGYESDKNRLFILNLETGEKNYLTDNFDYSVDMFSWSPDGNSIYFITAYQGEEHIFNVKLSDKSIEQITTGYYDYASLSPVDDKNLIAMRHSLSQPDEIYNINLQSKEAKEISFENKEILDQLTMGKVEERWIPTTDNKKMLTWIVYPPNFDPNKKYPTLLYCQGGPQSPVSQFWSYRWNLQMMAANGYIVVAPNRRGLYGFGQEWLEQISGDYGGQNMKDYLSAIDEMAKESYVEKDNLGAIGASYGGFSVYWLAGHHDKRFKAFIAHAGIFNLEQQYVETEEMWFANWDLGGPYWDKNNAVAQRTYANSPHKFIDKWDTPILVIHGEHDFRILASQGMSAFNAAKLRGIPAEMLIFPDETHWVAQPQNAVLWQRIFFRWLDRWLKPQATDNKTEETK is encoded by the coding sequence ATGAACACATATCTAAACAGTTTTATGATGGCAGGAGCATTATTACTCACGGCCTGTCACACGCAGGACAAAACCGATACGGGAGTTATCGGAAAGCGCAACATTACCGTTGAGAACGGTATAATGACACCGGAGATACTTATGTCTTTCGGGCGTATCAGCGAACCGGTCGTTTCACCGGATAAACAAAAAATACTTTACGGCGTCACTTATGTTAGCGTCGAAGAAAACAAAAGCAATCGCGACTTGTTCGTCATGAACACCGACGGCAGCGATAAAAAACAACTTACCAATACCTCCACATCAGAACAAAATGCGGTATGGATTGACGGTGGTAAAAAAATCGCCTTTCTTTCTCCTGAAAGCGGTTCTTCTCAAATATGGGTAATGAATGCCGATGGCAGTAACCGAAAACAAATCAGTAATTACGAAAAAGATATTCAGGGATTTCTCTTTTCCCCGGACGAGAAAAAAATCCTTTTCATCGCCAATATAAAAGCAACCGACAAAGCCGGTGATATATACCCGGACCTGCCCAAAGCTACCGGCCGTGTTATCGACGACCTGATGTACAAACACTGGGACGAATGGGTAGATGAAATTCCTCATCCTTACATCGCTGTATTCGACGGTAACGCACTCACTGGTATTACCGACATTATGGAAGGAGAACCGTATGAATCTCCGATGAAACCTTTTGGCGGAGTTGAATCTTTTTCCTGGACTCCCGACAGTAAGAAAATAGCATATACCAGCCGGAAAAAGACTGGAAAAGATTATGCTTTGTCGACCAATTCAGATATTTACCTTTATACTCCGGAAACTAAAGATACGGTCAATCTCACCGTCGGGATGATGGGATACGATACAAATCCTTCGTTCTCTCCGGATGGAAAATATATGGCATGGACAAGCATGGAGCGTGACGGATACGAAAGCGACAAGAACAGACTTTTCATTCTGAATCTGGAAACAGGCGAAAAAAATTACCTCACCGATAATTTTGACTACAGCGTAGATATGTTCTCCTGGAGCCCCGATGGCAATTCCATCTATTTCATCACAGCATATCAGGGAGAAGAACATATCTTCAACGTAAAATTATCCGATAAATCTATCGAACAGATTACTACCGGTTATTATGACTATGCTTCCTTGTCACCGGTAGATGATAAGAATCTCATAGCTATGCGTCATTCTCTGTCGCAACCGGATGAAATTTATAATATCAATCTGCAGTCCAAAGAGGCGAAAGAAATATCTTTCGAAAATAAAGAAATACTCGACCAGCTCACAATGGGAAAAGTGGAAGAACGCTGGATCCCTACTACCGACAATAAAAAAATGCTTACCTGGATAGTATACCCGCCGAACTTCGATCCCAACAAAAAATATCCTACGCTGCTCTATTGTCAGGGAGGCCCCCAAAGCCCTGTCAGCCAATTCTGGTCATATCGCTGGAACTTGCAAATGATGGCCGCCAATGGCTATATCGTAGTCGCGCCTAACCGCCGAGGTCTGTATGGTTTCGGACAAGAGTGGCTGGAACAAATAAGCGGAGATTACGGAGGACAGAATATGAAAGATTACCTGAGCGCCATAGATGAAATGGCTAAAGAAAGTTATGTGGAAAAAGACAATCTGGGTGCTATAGGAGCCAGCTACGGAGGTTTTTCGGTATACTGGCTGGCCGGACATCATGACAAACGCTTTAAAGCATTCATCGCCCATGCAGGAATCTTCAATCTCGAACAACAATATGTAGAGACCGAAGAAATGTGGTTCGCCAACTGGGATCTGGGAGGCCCGTACTGGGACAAAAACAATGCCGTAGCACAGCGTACGTATGCCAATTCGCCCCATAAATTCATTGATAAATGGGATACACCCATCCTTGTGATACACGGTGAACACGATTTCCGCATCCTTGCATCACAGGGTATGTCGGCTTTCAATGCCGCCAAATTACGAGGAATACCTGCCGAAATGCTGATATTTCCGGATGAAACTCACTGGGTAGCACAACCACAAAATGCCGTGTTGTGGCAACGTATTTTCTTCCGCTGGCTAGACCGCTGGTTAAAACCACAGGCTACAGATAATAAAACTGAAGAAACCAAATGA